From Flavobacterium arcticum, the proteins below share one genomic window:
- a CDS encoding type 1 glutamine amidotransferase domain-containing protein, with protein MSKKVAILATNGFEESELKSPKDRLEKEGWTADIISLKAGSIKSWSGENWGDSYNVDKTLDEVSASDYHALVLPGGVANPDLLRREEKAISFVKDFFEQKKPVAAICHAPQLLINAEVVEGRILTSFPSIRKDLENAGAKWVDKEVVVDNGFVTSRSPEDLDAFNSKMVEEIKEGKHELQQA; from the coding sequence ATGAGCAAGAAAGTAGCTATACTAGCAACAAATGGATTTGAAGAAAGTGAATTGAAATCACCTAAAGATCGTCTAGAAAAAGAAGGTTGGACAGCAGACATTATAAGCCTTAAAGCAGGGAGTATAAAGTCGTGGTCTGGTGAAAACTGGGGAGATTCTTACAATGTAGATAAAACATTAGATGAAGTTTCGGCTTCAGATTATCATGCACTTGTATTACCTGGCGGAGTGGCTAACCCCGACCTACTAAGAAGAGAAGAAAAAGCTATTAGTTTTGTAAAGGACTTTTTCGAACAGAAAAAACCAGTTGCTGCTATATGCCATGCACCGCAATTACTAATTAACGCCGAAGTTGTAGAAGGAAGAATACTTACATCGTTCCCATCTATAAGAAAAGATCTTGAAAATGCAGGAGCAAAATGGGTAGATAAAGAAGTAGTAGTAGATAACGGATTTGTTACTAGTCGTAGCCCAGAAGACCTAGATGCCTTTAACAGTAAAATGGTAGAGGAAATTAAAGAAGGGAAACACGAATTGCAACAAGCATAA
- a CDS encoding dienelactone hydrolase family protein, whose protein sequence is MKLKSLLCITLIIMALQTNAQLRSVEYNDGNQKLNGFAIAPEIQTPETPGILILPAWKGINDHSKRVAQELADLGYFAFIADIYGEGNYPKNTKEAGERSGYYKNNPEKYQKRISLAMDELIKYGASPENIIVIGYCFGGTGALEVMRAQMAVRGVVSFHGGLWKNPERDNKKIKCKVLILHGADDPYVPQEHVELLQQEMKDGNADWQMIYYGNAVHAFTEEEAGTDNSKGAAYNDIANRRSWQHFLLFLDETFNE, encoded by the coding sequence ATGAAACTGAAATCATTATTATGTATTACACTTATAATTATGGCACTACAAACCAATGCACAATTACGATCTGTAGAATATAACGATGGTAACCAAAAACTTAACGGTTTTGCCATTGCTCCCGAAATACAGACACCCGAAACTCCAGGCATACTTATACTTCCGGCATGGAAAGGTATTAATGATCATTCAAAAAGAGTAGCTCAAGAACTTGCCGATTTGGGTTACTTTGCTTTTATAGCCGATATATATGGTGAAGGTAACTACCCAAAAAATACTAAAGAGGCAGGAGAACGCTCAGGGTATTATAAAAATAACCCCGAAAAATATCAAAAAAGAATAAGCCTTGCTATGGATGAGCTTATAAAATATGGAGCAAGTCCTGAAAATATTATAGTTATAGGTTATTGTTTTGGCGGTACAGGTGCTCTTGAGGTTATGAGGGCGCAAATGGCTGTAAGAGGTGTAGTATCTTTTCATGGTGGGTTATGGAAAAACCCTGAACGAGATAATAAGAAAATAAAATGTAAAGTATTGATTTTACATGGTGCTGATGATCCTTATGTTCCTCAAGAACATGTTGAATTATTACAACAGGAAATGAAAGATGGTAATGCCGACTGGCAGATGATATACTACGGCAATGCAGTACACGCTTTTACAGAAGAAGAGGCAGGAACAGATAACAGTAAAGGTGCGGCTTATAATGATATAGCTAATAGACGTAGTTGGCAACACTTTCTACTATTTTTAGATGAAACGTTTAACGAATAA
- a CDS encoding M28 family metallopeptidase, with the protein MKKSFLLLPLSLLVLSCSTAHRAQQKDYAKANVVKYMNTITPADLEKHLYIVASDEMEGRNTGEQGQKNAGKYLISQYEANGISYPTGADNFYQKVPSEFMARAFSPKLNDSENIWAFIKGTEKPDEILVISAHYDHIGMKNGQVYNGADDDGSGTVSLLEIAQAFMEAKKDGYGPKRSILFLHVTGEEHGLHGSRYYSEHPLFPIANTIADLNIDMIGRRDNDHTDNGNYVYVIGSDRLSTDLHNINEAANKKYTQLELDYTYNDRNDPNQFYFRSDHYNFAKKGIPIIFYFNGVHADYHQPTDTPDKIEYDLLAKRAQLAFVTAWELANRENRPVVDKDGK; encoded by the coding sequence ATGAAAAAATCGTTTCTCTTACTTCCCCTATCTTTATTAGTATTATCCTGTAGTACTGCACACCGCGCACAACAAAAAGATTATGCTAAGGCTAATGTGGTTAAATATATGAACACCATTACTCCTGCTGACCTTGAGAAGCATTTATACATAGTAGCTTCTGATGAAATGGAGGGGCGTAATACAGGTGAACAAGGACAAAAAAATGCAGGTAAATACTTAATTAGTCAATATGAGGCGAATGGTATATCCTACCCCACCGGAGCAGACAATTTTTATCAAAAAGTTCCTTCGGAGTTTATGGCAAGAGCTTTTAGCCCGAAACTAAATGACTCAGAGAATATTTGGGCATTTATAAAAGGAACAGAGAAACCTGATGAAATACTAGTAATATCTGCACACTATGACCATATAGGGATGAAAAATGGGCAGGTATATAACGGTGCCGATGATGATGGGTCGGGTACTGTATCTTTATTAGAAATAGCTCAAGCTTTTATGGAAGCTAAAAAAGATGGGTATGGTCCTAAACGTTCTATATTATTTCTTCATGTTACTGGTGAAGAGCACGGGTTACATGGTTCTCGTTATTATAGTGAGCATCCGTTATTCCCAATTGCGAATACTATTGCCGATCTAAATATCGATATGATTGGACGCAGGGATAATGATCATACAGATAATGGCAATTATGTATATGTAATTGGTTCAGATAGATTGAGTACTGATCTACATAATATAAATGAAGCTGCTAATAAAAAATATACTCAACTAGAGCTTGATTATACCTATAACGACAGAAATGACCCTAATCAGTTCTATTTCAGGTCAGACCATTATAATTTTGCTAAAAAAGGTATTCCTATTATTTTTTATTTTAATGGTGTTCATGCCGATTATCATCAACCTACAGATACTCCTGATAAAATAGAGTACGATCTTTTAGCAAAACGTGCACAACTTGCTTTTGTTACAGCTTGGGAGCTTGCTAACCGCGAGAATCGCCCAGTAGTAGATAAAGATGGAAAATAA